The Pelagibacterium halotolerans B2 genome has a segment encoding these proteins:
- a CDS encoding TRAP transporter substrate-binding protein: MKALKPLLLASIALAPAAALAQDLPETTLNVVGSWSNLPLYQQFERGFWEETVPESSGGAISVNMTTFDQMGVAGADVFRMLGDGVFDIGMTVGDYTVADAPELEGLDVPLIATDAETAYAMTEAAKPMVAEIMETRFNSHMLAIAPYPPQIVFCNAEISGLADLEGKKIRGSGRMTSLFLEALGAEGITMAFSEVPGALERGVIDCAVTGAGSGYASGWYESSTHLVNLPLGGWDPVITAVNLDAWNALDPAVQTFLEDQIVAEFEEPAWADAGGALDRDIACLTGGECEAGPAASMTLVELSEEDKAQALAVLEDSILPDWAERAGAEWATRWNETVGAALDVSIAQ; this comes from the coding sequence ATGAAAGCGCTAAAACCTCTCCTCCTCGCCTCCATCGCCCTGGCCCCCGCCGCGGCTCTCGCCCAGGACCTGCCTGAAACCACCCTCAACGTGGTCGGCAGCTGGTCCAACCTGCCGCTCTACCAGCAGTTCGAGCGCGGCTTCTGGGAAGAAACCGTCCCCGAATCCTCGGGCGGTGCGATCAGTGTCAACATGACCACTTTCGACCAGATGGGCGTTGCCGGTGCCGACGTCTTCCGTATGCTCGGCGATGGCGTTTTCGATATCGGCATGACCGTTGGCGATTATACCGTCGCCGATGCCCCCGAGCTTGAAGGCCTTGATGTCCCCCTCATCGCCACCGATGCCGAAACCGCCTACGCCATGACCGAAGCGGCCAAGCCCATGGTTGCCGAGATCATGGAAACCCGCTTCAATTCCCACATGCTCGCCATCGCCCCCTATCCCCCGCAGATCGTCTTCTGCAACGCCGAGATCAGTGGTCTCGCCGATCTCGAAGGCAAAAAGATCCGTGGCTCAGGCCGCATGACCTCGCTGTTCCTCGAAGCGCTGGGCGCCGAAGGCATCACGATGGCGTTTTCCGAAGTCCCCGGCGCGCTCGAGCGCGGCGTTATTGATTGCGCGGTCACCGGCGCGGGTTCGGGCTATGCTTCGGGCTGGTACGAATCCTCGACCCATCTGGTCAACCTTCCGCTCGGTGGCTGGGATCCGGTCATCACTGCCGTCAATCTTGACGCCTGGAATGCGCTCGACCCCGCCGTCCAGACCTTCCTCGAAGACCAGATCGTGGCTGAATTCGAAGAGCCCGCCTGGGCCGATGCCGGCGGCGCCCTCGACCGCGACATCGCCTGCCTCACCGGCGGCGAATGCGAAGCGGGCCCAGCAGCGTCCATGACGCTGGTCGAGCTGTCCGAAGAGGACAAGGCACAGGCTCTCGCCGTCCTCGAGGATTCGATCCTTCCCGATTGGGCCGAACGCGCCGGTGCCGAATGGGCCACCCGCTGGAATGAGACGGTGGGCGCGGCCCTCGACGTCTCGATAGCCCAGTAA
- a CDS encoding TRAP transporter small permease subunit, translating to METNSAIPARVRTLAGVMKTLNRWVALICGVVLLVAVALILFEILGRRISLFRIGGADELSGYVMAGIATWGFAYALVERAHVRIDLVYTRLPAPGRAAFDSLALASVLFVAALVSFYAYDVLAKSIARGSRSNTPLAIELWIPQIVWFAGWAWLTITSAVLLACTLILTLGRQWGLINELSGIVSETGEAS from the coding sequence ATGGAAACCAACTCCGCAATCCCGGCAAGGGTCAGGACCCTTGCGGGGGTCATGAAAACGCTTAACCGCTGGGTCGCGTTGATTTGCGGTGTGGTCCTGCTCGTCGCTGTCGCCCTCATTCTCTTCGAAATCCTGGGCCGGCGCATTTCCCTGTTCCGCATCGGTGGCGCCGATGAACTTTCCGGCTACGTCATGGCCGGCATCGCCACCTGGGGCTTTGCCTATGCCCTTGTCGAGCGCGCCCATGTGCGCATCGATCTCGTCTATACAAGGCTGCCCGCTCCCGGGCGGGCAGCTTTCGATAGTCTCGCCCTGGCCAGTGTGCTGTTCGTTGCCGCGCTTGTCTCGTTCTATGCCTATGACGTTCTTGCCAAATCGATTGCCCGCGGCTCGCGCTCCAACACGCCTCTGGCCATCGAGTTGTGGATACCCCAGATCGTCTGGTTCGCCGGCTGGGCATGGCTCACCATCACCTCGGCCGTCCTCCTTGCCTGCACGCTCATTCTTACCCTCGGCCGCCAATGGGGCCTTATAAACGAACTCTCCGGCATCGTGTCCGAGACGGGAGAAGCGTCATGA
- a CDS encoding TRAP transporter large permease gives MIWYVAIGLAVLLALSVPVGAALFLLGFGLDAFFAPLPLIRGLGQMVYSSSDSFLLIAIPLFVLLGEILVRAGIAERTYKILDAWFSWLPGGLVHANIGTSTMFSATSGSSVATAATVATVAMPQAKKQGYDQRLFAGAIAAGGTLGIMLPPSINLIVYGFLTQTSVPQLFMAGIVPGLLMALGFMAITIIICSIKPELGGPSRHFTWRERLAGLPHLIPVFLVFAVIIGSIYNGWATPTEAAAVGVAMAMLIAAFYRSLTLDNLKRALLGTIRTTAMVMFVIVGAYFLNYALGATGLGRQLTLFLEGMGLGPYGMLLVIILMYIVLGFFIETLALMIATIPIVVPIIIELGFDKVWFGILLIVLIEMALITPPVGLNLYVVQGARKEGRLSDVMVGVIPFVFVMLVMVALLVAFPAIALVFSPA, from the coding sequence ATGATCTGGTATGTCGCCATCGGCCTTGCCGTCCTTCTCGCCCTGTCGGTCCCCGTCGGTGCCGCATTGTTTCTTCTCGGCTTTGGTCTCGACGCGTTTTTTGCGCCCCTGCCGCTCATTCGCGGCCTGGGCCAGATGGTCTATTCCTCGTCCGACAGTTTCCTTCTCATCGCCATCCCGCTCTTTGTCCTGCTGGGCGAAATCCTCGTGCGGGCCGGAATTGCCGAGCGCACCTACAAGATCCTCGATGCCTGGTTTTCATGGCTGCCGGGCGGTCTGGTTCATGCCAATATCGGCACCTCCACGATGTTTTCGGCCACGTCGGGATCTTCGGTCGCCACCGCCGCCACGGTTGCCACCGTGGCCATGCCCCAGGCAAAGAAACAGGGATACGATCAACGGTTGTTTGCAGGCGCCATCGCGGCCGGCGGCACGCTGGGCATCATGCTGCCCCCTTCGATCAATCTGATCGTTTATGGCTTTCTCACCCAGACCTCGGTGCCCCAATTGTTCATGGCCGGCATCGTGCCGGGCCTGCTGATGGCGCTTGGGTTCATGGCCATCACCATCATCATCTGCTCGATAAAGCCCGAACTGGGCGGGCCAAGCCGGCATTTCACTTGGCGTGAACGGCTTGCCGGACTGCCCCACCTCATCCCGGTGTTTCTGGTTTTCGCCGTCATCATCGGCTCGATCTATAATGGCTGGGCCACGCCCACCGAGGCTGCGGCCGTGGGTGTCGCCATGGCCATGCTGATCGCCGCATTTTACAGATCGCTGACCCTCGATAATCTCAAGCGGGCCCTCTTGGGCACCATCCGCACAACGGCGATGGTGATGTTTGTGATCGTCGGGGCCTATTTCCTCAACTATGCCCTCGGTGCCACCGGGCTCGGCCGTCAGCTCACCCTATTCCTCGAAGGCATGGGTCTTGGGCCTTACGGCATGCTGCTGGTCATTATCCTCATGTACATCGTCCTGGGGTTCTTCATCGAAACCCTGGCGCTGATGATCGCGACCATTCCCATTGTCGTGCCCATCATCATCGAACTCGGTTTCGACAAGGTCTGGTTCGGCATCCTTTTGATCGTCCTGATCGAAATGGCGCTCATTACTCCCCCCGTCGGTCTCAACCTTTATGTTGTGCAGGGTGCGCGCAAGGAGGGGCGCCTGAGTGATGTGATGGTCGGCGTCATTCCCTTTGTGTTCGTAATGCTGGTGATGGTTGCGTTGCTCGTCGCCTTCCCCGCCATTGCGCTGGTTTTCTCTCCGGCCTGA
- a CDS encoding DUF2848 domain-containing protein, which yields MPNTLTFAVAGSEPVAITIERAIIAGWTGRNADAVNHHIAELEAIGVPPPSTVPLFYRVASGLVTTDTAMETVDATGSGEAEPLVIDDGEKLYLGLGSDHTDRQLETHSVALSKQICAKPVAPTLWAFDEVAPHLDQIAIRSFIRDDENAAWIPYQEGTLASIRPLLELIDASPSAASPSRLEPGTAMMCGTFAVLSGGVRPARFFRMEMTDPVLGRTIKHCYETKTLPVIS from the coding sequence ATGCCCAATACACTGACCTTCGCCGTGGCAGGCTCCGAGCCGGTCGCCATTACCATCGAACGGGCTATCATCGCCGGCTGGACGGGGCGTAACGCCGATGCCGTCAATCATCATATCGCTGAACTGGAAGCCATCGGCGTTCCACCGCCCAGCACGGTGCCGCTGTTCTACCGTGTTGCGTCCGGTCTCGTAACAACCGACACGGCCATGGAAACCGTCGATGCGACGGGCTCGGGCGAAGCCGAGCCGCTGGTGATCGACGATGGAGAAAAGCTCTATCTCGGGCTTGGTTCGGACCACACCGACCGCCAGCTCGAAACCCATTCGGTGGCCCTCTCCAAGCAGATTTGCGCCAAGCCGGTCGCCCCGACCCTTTGGGCTTTCGACGAGGTTGCGCCCCACCTCGACCAGATCGCCATCCGATCTTTCATCCGCGACGATGAAAACGCGGCCTGGATCCCCTATCAGGAGGGCACGCTGGCTTCCATCCGCCCGCTCCTCGAACTGATCGATGCTTCGCCCTCTGCCGCATCCCCGTCGCGGTTGGAGCCCGGCACTGCCATGATGTGCGGCACCTTCGCGGTCCTTTCCGGCGGCGTGCGTCCGGCCCGGTTTTTCCGCATGGAAATGACTGATCCCGTTCTGGGCCGAACCATTAAACACTGCTACGAAACAAAGACCCTGCCCGTCATTTCGTAG
- a CDS encoding amidase family protein, whose translation MTDISPLRQNAGRIAFRAEDRARRAIDVAMSAKPEVLRTIFTRFDASRIMSEAKALDGDAGRRTGPLAGILVSIKDLFDEKGQVTSAGSTILADAEPANADAEAVGRLRAAGAIGCGRTTMSEFAYSGVGLNPHFGNPGNIFDSSRISGGSTSGGALSVALGIADVALGSDTGGSVRIPAALNGLCGFKPSQSAVPLDGAFPLSQSYDSIGPLARTIKHCSAVHAVLSATAASPAKRESLRIGVARGILTEGLDTQVAADFQRAIALLSAAGFALTDIELPMLEGFGNVNRIIVASEAHAIHASRLARMQTEGDPHVLRRIRAAESFASTDEVDARAQRAAAIAAFSAQAENYDVFIAPTLPTVAPLIADVEADFDRLNGLMLRNPSAINFLDGCAATVPMHAGQPLATGLMIFAPGGHDWRVLGAAEQIEAILAS comes from the coding sequence ATGACCGACATCTCCCCGCTCCGCCAGAACGCCGGCCGTATCGCCTTTCGCGCCGAAGATCGTGCGCGGCGCGCCATCGATGTGGCTATGAGTGCCAAGCCCGAAGTCCTGCGCACCATATTCACCCGCTTCGATGCCAGCCGGATCATGTCCGAAGCCAAAGCGCTCGACGGTGACGCCGGGCGCAGAACCGGCCCTCTGGCCGGCATCCTCGTCTCGATCAAGGACCTGTTCGACGAGAAAGGGCAGGTGACTTCGGCCGGCTCGACCATTCTCGCTGATGCCGAACCGGCAAATGCCGATGCGGAGGCCGTCGGACGCCTGCGAGCTGCCGGGGCCATCGGGTGCGGACGCACCACCATGTCCGAATTTGCCTATTCGGGCGTGGGGCTCAATCCGCACTTTGGCAATCCGGGAAACATCTTCGACAGCTCCCGCATCTCCGGCGGGTCGACCTCGGGCGGCGCATTGTCGGTCGCCCTGGGCATTGCCGATGTCGCACTGGGTTCCGATACCGGCGGATCGGTGCGCATTCCCGCCGCGCTCAATGGGTTGTGCGGGTTCAAGCCCAGCCAGTCCGCGGTCCCGCTCGATGGTGCGTTCCCGCTGTCCCAGAGCTATGACAGTATCGGGCCGCTGGCGCGCACGATCAAACACTGCAGCGCCGTCCACGCCGTCCTTTCAGCCACCGCCGCCTCGCCAGCAAAGCGCGAAAGCCTGCGTATCGGCGTGGCGCGCGGCATTCTGACCGAAGGGCTCGACACCCAAGTCGCCGCCGATTTCCAGCGCGCCATCGCGCTGCTTTCCGCCGCCGGATTTGCGCTGACCGATATCGAGCTGCCCATGCTCGAGGGCTTCGGAAACGTCAACCGCATCATTGTCGCCTCCGAAGCTCATGCCATCCACGCTTCCCGTCTGGCCCGCATGCAAACCGAGGGCGATCCCCACGTTCTGCGCCGCATCCGCGCTGCCGAAAGTTTCGCTTCCACAGACGAGGTGGATGCTCGCGCTCAACGGGCAGCCGCTATCGCAGCGTTTTCGGCGCAGGCGGAAAATTATGATGTATTCATCGCACCCACGCTGCCGACCGTCGCACCGTTGATTGCCGATGTGGAGGCCGATTTCGACCGTCTCAATGGCCTGATGCTGCGCAACCCTTCGGCCATCAACTTTCTCGATGGCTGCGCCGCAACCGTTCCGATGCATGCCGGCCAGCCCCTCGCCACCGGCCTCATGATTTTCGCCCCCGGCGGTCATGACTGGAGGGTTCTGGGCGCCGCCGAACAAATTGAGGCCATTCTGGCATCATGA
- a CDS encoding LysR family transcriptional regulator, which produces MVDFKGLETFVWVVSLGSFRGAAQKLNTTQPAISHRIAQLEEEIGAKLLTRETRNITPTAPGRQLLAYAEKMIAMRAEMLAALRDASAIRGVIRLGVAETIVHTWLPHFIKEVSRAYPHLSVEIEVDISPSLRSRLLAQEIDIAFLLGPLSAPLLRNRLLCEYPLGFIASPALNVPNPATVYDLAEFPLITFARKTQPYELVKSLFNRPDLPAIKLHASASMATVVHLALEGIGVAVIPYELVEAELNAGRLELIRTDIAMPQLTFCASWLESPDTLATELVVDIATRVTANRAAFTPMATPQTTPTS; this is translated from the coding sequence ATGGTTGATTTCAAGGGACTGGAAACCTTCGTCTGGGTGGTTTCGCTGGGCAGCTTTCGTGGCGCGGCGCAAAAACTCAACACGACCCAACCCGCCATTTCCCATCGCATCGCCCAGCTCGAAGAAGAGATCGGCGCCAAGCTCCTGACGCGCGAAACCCGCAACATCACGCCAACAGCACCGGGCCGGCAATTGCTCGCCTATGCTGAAAAGATGATCGCCATGCGCGCCGAAATGCTGGCCGCCCTGCGCGATGCATCTGCCATTCGCGGCGTCATCCGTCTCGGGGTCGCCGAAACCATCGTCCACACGTGGCTGCCTCACTTCATCAAGGAAGTGAGCCGTGCCTATCCCCATCTTTCGGTGGAAATCGAAGTCGATATCTCCCCCTCGTTGCGCAGCCGTCTTCTGGCCCAGGAGATCGACATCGCCTTCCTGCTCGGTCCGTTAAGCGCGCCGCTGCTGCGCAATCGGCTGCTGTGCGAATATCCTTTGGGTTTTATCGCCAGCCCTGCTCTCAACGTCCCCAATCCGGCCACGGTTTACGATCTTGCCGAGTTCCCGCTCATCACCTTCGCGCGCAAGACCCAGCCCTACGAACTGGTCAAGTCCCTGTTCAACCGCCCCGATCTTCCAGCCATCAAGCTGCACGCCAGCGCGTCGATGGCGACGGTCGTTCATCTGGCCCTTGAGGGGATCGGGGTCGCGGTCATTCCCTATGAGCTTGTCGAAGCCGAGCTCAACGCCGGCCGGCTCGAACTCATCAGGACCGACATCGCCATGCCGCAACTGACCTTTTGCGCAAGCTGGCTCGAATCCCCCGATACGCTGGCCACCGAACTGGTCGTCGATATCGCCACACGCGTCACCGCCAACCGCGCCGCTTTTACGCCTATGGCCACGCCGCAAACGACCCCGACATCCTGA
- a CDS encoding helix-turn-helix domain-containing protein, with protein sequence MTDSVQNLPLRVRLDLAQEVESQTIASTLDTTQWTLHGRRNRVFVLISGTGSIHYRDEATGLQAPSLVWVPTGQPATLTLYAGSRGAWLAISDAALSQIALPGNIGDDLRRISARPQLGTRLTREVANRLATLIGIIEDELREGPAGSQEMVRHQLAIVSILLWRSSDLVPNDAQPAPRTVVSNFLHLVDQQMRSHWSVADYARYLGVSTDRLNSAVQRATGQAPLALIHARLMAEARQMIETSGMHISEIATVLGFDDPAYFSRFFKRLTGKSPRQYRIEFTRSQIRMSGSFAAWP encoded by the coding sequence ATGACGGACTCAGTACAAAATTTGCCGTTGCGCGTGCGGCTCGATCTGGCGCAGGAAGTCGAAAGCCAGACAATTGCCTCGACCCTGGATACGACGCAGTGGACGCTGCATGGGCGTCGCAATCGGGTTTTCGTCCTGATTTCCGGTACGGGAAGCATTCACTATCGGGACGAGGCTACCGGGCTTCAGGCTCCGTCGCTCGTCTGGGTGCCCACTGGGCAGCCTGCGACGCTGACCCTTTATGCCGGTTCCCGGGGAGCGTGGCTGGCGATAAGCGATGCGGCGCTGAGCCAGATCGCGCTGCCGGGCAATATCGGGGACGATCTGCGGCGAATTTCCGCCCGCCCCCAATTGGGCACCCGCCTGACGCGCGAGGTGGCCAATCGTCTGGCGACGCTGATCGGGATCATAGAGGACGAGTTGCGCGAGGGGCCGGCCGGCTCCCAGGAGATGGTACGCCATCAATTGGCGATCGTTTCGATCCTTTTGTGGCGCAGTTCCGACCTTGTGCCCAATGACGCTCAGCCGGCGCCACGTACGGTGGTTTCCAACTTTCTTCATCTTGTCGACCAGCAGATGCGCAGCCATTGGTCGGTTGCCGATTATGCACGCTATCTGGGGGTATCCACCGATCGGCTCAACAGCGCCGTCCAGCGCGCAACCGGCCAGGCACCCCTGGCGCTCATCCACGCCCGGCTGATGGCGGAAGCACGCCAGATGATCGAAACATCGGGCATGCATATTTCCGAGATCGCCACGGTTCTCGGCTTCGACGATCCAGCCTATTTTTCGCGCTTTTTCAAACGCCTGACCGGAAAGTCACCGCGCCAGTACAGGATTGAATTCACCCGCAGCCAGATCAGGATGTCGGGGTCGTTTGCGGCGTGGCCATAG
- a CDS encoding amino acid ABC transporter substrate-binding protein, translated as MTLFSRRVVLRSIGVAATLMASVSAFAVSAQERTSVRIGYAVSKTGANAGGAGITTIPNYDLWVHDVNAAGGLEMPDGTRLPIEVIEYDDRSSSEEVVRAVERLATQDEVDFMLVPWGTGFNLAVAPLFDRFGYPQLAVSAVTDRAPEFVERWDRSFWLLGGGGDYTDALADILVQQRDAGVINNDVAVISVADGFGIDLITAARESFAEAGLNMVYDVTYPVGTTDFTPMINESAATGADTFVAFSYPPDTFALTQQAQVAQFNPKVLYLGVGTGFPAYGINNGPNAEGIMSLGGIDITNEAVMDYRQRHEEFVGQAPDWWGSVITYASLQMLQEAIKRHGLDRDAVSEELSTGTFETVLGETTLENNQLRTLWFGGQWQDGNFVAVAPSDREGAVEPILPKQPWLPTNN; from the coding sequence ATGACATTGTTTTCCCGCAGGGTTGTCCTGCGTTCGATTGGCGTTGCCGCAACTCTTATGGCCAGCGTCAGTGCCTTTGCCGTATCCGCGCAGGAGCGCACTTCGGTCAGGATCGGCTATGCCGTTTCAAAGACCGGTGCCAATGCCGGCGGGGCTGGCATCACAACCATTCCCAACTACGACCTCTGGGTCCATGATGTGAACGCGGCGGGCGGGCTCGAAATGCCCGATGGCACTCGCCTGCCCATCGAAGTGATCGAATATGACGACCGCTCCTCGTCCGAGGAAGTGGTGCGTGCCGTCGAGCGTCTCGCCACTCAGGACGAAGTCGATTTCATGCTCGTGCCCTGGGGCACCGGCTTCAATCTCGCCGTTGCGCCGCTTTTTGATCGCTTCGGCTATCCCCAGCTCGCCGTTTCGGCGGTGACCGACCGTGCCCCGGAATTCGTGGAACGCTGGGATCGCAGCTTCTGGCTGCTCGGCGGCGGCGGAGACTACACGGATGCTTTGGCCGACATTCTCGTCCAGCAGCGCGACGCCGGTGTCATCAACAATGACGTCGCCGTCATTTCAGTGGCCGATGGGTTCGGCATCGATCTCATCACTGCCGCCCGCGAATCCTTTGCCGAAGCCGGGCTCAATATGGTCTATGACGTGACCTATCCTGTCGGCACCACCGACTTCACGCCCATGATCAATGAATCTGCCGCCACGGGTGCAGACACATTCGTCGCCTTCTCCTATCCCCCCGACACCTTCGCGTTGACCCAGCAGGCCCAGGTCGCCCAGTTCAATCCCAAAGTGCTCTATCTTGGCGTCGGAACCGGCTTTCCCGCCTACGGCATCAACAATGGTCCCAATGCCGAGGGCATCATGAGCCTTGGCGGTATCGACATCACCAATGAAGCGGTGATGGATTATCGTCAGCGTCACGAGGAATTCGTTGGTCAGGCGCCCGACTGGTGGGGCAGCGTCATCACCTATGCCAGCCTGCAGATGCTCCAGGAAGCCATCAAGCGTCACGGTCTTGACCGCGATGCGGTGTCCGAAGAGCTTTCGACCGGAACCTTTGAAACGGTGCTGGGGGAGACCACGCTCGAAAACAACCAGTTGCGGACCCTCTGGTTCGGTGGCCAGTGGCAGGACGGCAATTTCGTCGCCGTCGCCCCTTCCGACCGTGAAGGCGCGGTAGAGCCCATCCTGCCCAAGCAACCCTGGTTGCCGACCAACAACTAG
- a CDS encoding branched-chain amino acid ABC transporter permease, with product MLTTLIAGLVLGGTYALVAMGLTLQYGISRIMNLAYGETIIFAAFAAFFLFSNFAINPILGLVIVLPAAFAFGYVIYGVMMQPLVKRSAKSGTLEVDSILATFGLLFVIQGVMLVVFGSNYTSYNYLNFGVNVLGANIAANRLLAFAIAVAIGGSLFLLLTRTRWGTTIRAIAVAPNSAPLVGIDVNRTARFAFALGTMLAASGGVMISMYQTFTASMGVVFTMKALVIVIMGGLGNLMGALVAGLLLGIVETLVATYVDPGLTLASTYLIFLAVLLWKPSGLFGKAAGR from the coding sequence ATGCTGACAACGCTCATAGCCGGACTTGTGCTCGGCGGCACCTATGCACTGGTCGCCATGGGGCTGACCCTGCAATATGGCATTTCGCGCATCATGAATCTCGCTTATGGCGAGACGATCATCTTTGCCGCGTTCGCCGCCTTTTTTCTGTTTTCAAACTTCGCCATCAACCCCATCCTCGGGCTCGTCATCGTTTTGCCCGCCGCGTTCGCCTTCGGGTATGTGATCTACGGCGTCATGATGCAGCCGCTGGTCAAACGATCGGCCAAAAGCGGCACGCTTGAAGTGGATTCGATCCTGGCGACCTTCGGACTGCTGTTTGTGATCCAGGGCGTGATGCTCGTTGTCTTCGGGTCGAATTACACGAGCTACAACTATCTCAATTTCGGCGTGAATGTGCTGGGCGCCAATATCGCCGCCAACCGCCTTCTGGCGTTTGCCATCGCGGTGGCGATCGGGGGAAGTTTGTTTCTTCTTCTCACTCGCACCCGCTGGGGCACGACCATCCGCGCTATCGCCGTTGCACCCAATTCCGCGCCGCTGGTGGGCATCGATGTCAACCGTACGGCACGCTTTGCCTTTGCATTGGGCACCATGCTCGCTGCATCCGGTGGCGTCATGATTTCCATGTATCAGACCTTCACGGCCTCAATGGGCGTGGTCTTCACAATGAAGGCGCTGGTTATCGTCATAATGGGTGGTCTGGGCAATCTGATGGGCGCCCTGGTCGCCGGCCTTTTGCTGGGCATCGTTGAAACGCTTGTTGCAACCTATGTCGATCCGGGTCTGACCCTTGCCTCGACCTACCTCATCTTCCTTGCCGTGCTGCTCTGGAAGCCCTCGGGTCTGTTCGGAAAGGCGGCAGGACGATGA
- a CDS encoding branched-chain amino acid ABC transporter permease yields MKIILALVLVVMALAALAWLPTQFGAYGVGLLLGMTGYVVLASAWALFSGPTRYVSLATVAFFGIGAYTVAVLSETLPYPAVLLVAALIGLAVALVVGLATLRLAGVYFVIFTFGLAELIRQLVTWYEVNVTGTLGRYIFLPISSEQIYWQLLGLAAITIGIGWWISRSRIGLALKVIGDDETVAAHTGINIAGVKLALFAVSATIITLVGAIQAPRWTYVEPSIVFNPTISFLTLIMALLGGANRLWGPMLGAIPLFLLFEWLSANFPSHYSIILGLMFIAIVFVVPRGVLALLEDLWKRARPARKPDDAAEREAVQ; encoded by the coding sequence ATGAAAATAATCCTTGCTCTTGTCCTCGTCGTCATGGCTCTGGCAGCCCTTGCCTGGTTGCCAACCCAATTTGGCGCCTATGGCGTGGGCCTGTTGCTCGGGATGACGGGCTATGTGGTCCTCGCAAGTGCCTGGGCCCTGTTTTCCGGCCCCACGCGCTATGTGTCCCTGGCCACCGTCGCGTTCTTTGGCATCGGTGCCTATACGGTCGCCGTACTGAGCGAAACCTTGCCTTACCCGGCTGTCTTGCTCGTCGCCGCGCTGATCGGACTCGCGGTCGCCCTGGTCGTTGGCTTGGCCACCTTGCGCCTGGCGGGCGTCTATTTCGTGATCTTCACCTTTGGTCTGGCCGAATTGATCCGCCAACTCGTCACCTGGTATGAAGTCAATGTGACGGGCACGCTGGGTCGCTACATCTTCCTGCCCATTAGTTCCGAACAGATCTATTGGCAGCTTTTGGGACTTGCCGCCATTACCATCGGCATCGGCTGGTGGATTTCGCGCTCCCGTATCGGTCTGGCCCTCAAAGTCATAGGCGACGATGAAACGGTGGCCGCCCATACCGGCATCAACATCGCCGGGGTCAAGCTTGCCCTCTTCGCCGTCAGCGCCACAATCATCACGCTGGTTGGTGCCATTCAGGCTCCGCGCTGGACCTATGTGGAACCCTCAATCGTCTTTAATCCCACAATATCGTTCCTGACCCTGATCATGGCTTTGCTCGGCGGCGCCAACCGGCTCTGGGGCCCCATGCTTGGTGCCATCCCGTTGTTCCTGCTGTTTGAATGGCTGAGCGCCAATTTCCCCAGCCACTATTCGATCATTCTGGGTCTGATGTTCATCGCCATCGTCTTTGTCGTCCCTCGCGGCGTGCTGGCGCTGCTTGAAGATTTATGGAAACGCGCCCGTCCTGCGCGCAAGCCGGACGATGCGGCGGAAAGGGAGGCGGTCCAATGA
- a CDS encoding ABC transporter ATP-binding protein, translated as MTQLVEITGLKKQFGGLTAVNEVSFSVTEGEIVALLGPNGSGKTTVLNMISGALSPTSGTIALGGDTISGLSPHRIAHKGVARTFQLVKILPSLTVAENVIAALAFKPYPLWGSAAHDRAEELLVQSGLGGRGGEYASDLTYIDQKRMELARALAAEPRLLLLDEWLSGLNPTELRVGIDLIVSLRERGMTILLVEHIMEAVRALCSRAVVMNVGKKIADGPTADVLADQAVISAYLGDAHA; from the coding sequence ATGACGCAGCTCGTTGAGATAACCGGTCTCAAAAAGCAGTTCGGTGGGCTGACCGCCGTCAATGAGGTGAGCTTTTCGGTCACCGAAGGCGAGATCGTCGCGCTGCTCGGGCCCAATGGCTCGGGCAAGACGACGGTGCTCAACATGATCTCGGGCGCGCTGTCCCCCACATCGGGAACCATCGCGCTGGGCGGCGATACAATCTCCGGGCTATCCCCACATCGCATTGCGCATAAGGGGGTTGCCCGCACCTTCCAACTCGTCAAGATACTGCCCTCTCTGACCGTGGCCGAAAACGTCATCGCCGCTTTGGCCTTCAAGCCCTATCCGCTTTGGGGAAGCGCGGCGCATGACAGAGCCGAGGAGCTACTGGTCCAGTCTGGCCTGGGAGGACGTGGCGGCGAATACGCGAGCGATCTGACCTATATCGACCAAAAGCGCATGGAATTGGCCCGCGCCCTTGCCGCCGAGCCGCGCCTGCTGTTGCTCGACGAATGGCTTTCGGGGCTCAATCCGACCGAACTTCGTGTCGGCATCGATCTTATCGTCTCGCTGCGCGAACGCGGCATGACCATATTGCTCGTCGAACACATCATGGAGGCGGTGCGCGCTCTTTGCAGTCGTGCCGTCGTCATGAATGTCGGGAAAAAGATCGCCGATGGCCCAACCGCGGACGTCCTCGCCGATCAGGCTGTGATCTCGGCCTACCTGGGAGACGCTCATGCTTGA